In a single window of the Drosophila albomicans strain 15112-1751.03 chromosome 3, ASM965048v2, whole genome shotgun sequence genome:
- the LOC117568310 gene encoding uncharacterized protein LOC117568310 isoform X1 gives MNLGALARSLSNSLRFGVGSKKQLETPSQANEAASTSSSRKTELSKSCDNNLRLIAPSSDECSHRQQPFNQTISQILQKVSELEHTLYEDQQLEFKLRMALERQTERVHELNFSLDTEKDRNERLVQLLHGVDTDSCSDSEPEAEGLNALVLHSKGNLFESISPLLMQQRYDELSASHRQIHRLLAKKDKAMTLLKCDLEELRCKYDAVVNDQRNEERRLEALWTRFQHMQQKKKQQICILKETLGSASECILHAQLAIESCKPRSAIDEKNLRKFNLSLQFFMSELRNCCCQRKLQELQQQQGRDIDVDEELLQQKQKSCPVAPSRSDSSKHNSKRSQRTRHKH, from the exons ATGAACTTGGGCGCGCTTGCCAGATCCCTGAGCAACAGTCTGAGATTTGGTGTGGGCTCCAAAAAGCAACTGGAGACACCATCCCAAGCAAACGAAGCCGCATCGACGTCATCGAGTCGAAAGACTGAGCTCTCCAAAAGTTGTGACAATAATTTAAGACTTATTGCACCATCATCCGATGAATGCAGTCATCGACAACAGCCATTTAATCAGACGATATCGCAAATCCTGCAAAAAGTCAGTGAACTCGAGCACACGCTCTACGAGGATCAGCAACTAGAATTCAAGCTGCGCATGGCTTTGGAGCGTCAAACGGAGCGAGTGCATGAGCTCAACTTCTCACTGGATACGGAAAAAGATCGAAATGAACGTTTGGTGCAATTGCTGCATGGTGTGGACACCGATTCCTGCAGCGATAGTGAGCCGGAAGCGGAGGGATTGAATGCCTTGGTACTGCATTCCAAGGGAAATCTCTTTGAATCGATCAGTCCATTGCTTATGCAGCAACG CTACGATGAACTCTCTGCTTCCCACCGACAAATCCATCGTCTGCTGGCCAAGAAGGACAAAGCTATGACGTTACTGAAATGCGATTTAGAAGAGCTGCGTTGCAAATATGATGCTGTAGTGAATGATCAACGAAATGAGGAAAGGAGACTGGAAGCACTATGGACACGCTTTCAACATATgcaacagaagaagaagcaacagaTCTGCATACTCAAAGAGACTCTGGGCTCTGCCAGTGAATGCATTTTACATGCTCAGCTGGCCATCGAAAGCTGCAAGCCACGCAGCGCCATAGATGAGAAAAATTtgagaaaattcaatttgagtttACAGTTCTTCATGAGTGAACTGCgcaattgttgctgtcaaCGCAAATTACAagagctgcagcaacaacaaggtCGGGATATCGATGTAGATgaggagctgctgcagcaaaaacagaaaagttgCCCAGTGGCGCCATCTCGCAGCGACAGCTCGAAGCATAACTCAAAGCGAAGCCAGCGCACGCGTCACAAGCATtga
- the LOC117568310 gene encoding uncharacterized protein LOC117568310 isoform X2, with protein MNLGALARSLSNSLRFGVGSKKQLETPSQANEAASTSSSRKTELSKSCDNNLRLIAPSSDECSHRQQPFNQTISQILQKVSELEHTLYEDQQLEFKLRMALERQTERVHELNFSLDTEKDRNERLVQLLHGVDTDSCSDSEPEAEGLNALVLHSKGNLFESISPLLMQQRYDELSASHRQIHRLLAKKDKAMTLLKCDLEELRCKYDAVVNDQRNEERRLEALWTRFQHMQQKKKQQICILKETLGSASECILHAQLAIESFLHE; from the exons ATGAACTTGGGCGCGCTTGCCAGATCCCTGAGCAACAGTCTGAGATTTGGTGTGGGCTCCAAAAAGCAACTGGAGACACCATCCCAAGCAAACGAAGCCGCATCGACGTCATCGAGTCGAAAGACTGAGCTCTCCAAAAGTTGTGACAATAATTTAAGACTTATTGCACCATCATCCGATGAATGCAGTCATCGACAACAGCCATTTAATCAGACGATATCGCAAATCCTGCAAAAAGTCAGTGAACTCGAGCACACGCTCTACGAGGATCAGCAACTAGAATTCAAGCTGCGCATGGCTTTGGAGCGTCAAACGGAGCGAGTGCATGAGCTCAACTTCTCACTGGATACGGAAAAAGATCGAAATGAACGTTTGGTGCAATTGCTGCATGGTGTGGACACCGATTCCTGCAGCGATAGTGAGCCGGAAGCGGAGGGATTGAATGCCTTGGTACTGCATTCCAAGGGAAATCTCTTTGAATCGATCAGTCCATTGCTTATGCAGCAACG CTACGATGAACTCTCTGCTTCCCACCGACAAATCCATCGTCTGCTGGCCAAGAAGGACAAAGCTATGACGTTACTGAAATGCGATTTAGAAGAGCTGCGTTGCAAATATGATGCTGTAGTGAATGATCAACGAAATGAGGAAAGGAGACTGGAAGCACTATGGACACGCTTTCAACATATgcaacagaagaagaagcaacagaTCTGCATACTCAAAGAGACTCTGGGCTCTGCCAGTGAATGCATTTTACATGCTCAGCTGGCCATCGAAAGCT TTCTTCATGAGTGA